A region from the Caldicellulosiruptor naganoensis genome encodes:
- a CDS encoding endonuclease Q family protein: MRVYADLHVHVGFSNGRYIKIPSSKELTIENILKISKNEKGLNVIGIVDFLCDDVLSEVETLIDCGRISLKDNNLYFEDILIIPAAEIELRYNQEDFHCLIFFESIDKLISFKKQNKRYFNQLNFSCPVFKGNIEDFEKIAKDFNLFVVPAHAFTPYKGFYSAAFAIEEVFKKLEIYTIELGLSADSYMVKDAFDIQGRTLLSNSDAHSLRNIAREFNEIEVLKLTADMVLKSIKENKVIANYGINPRLGKYHKSYCKSCNLSFNIEKRQPICPFCGRTNIVVGVEDRISMLKKIKGNNKKPPYFYTFPFELVEGFGEKTREKIIEIFKTEINFVKALNNDQSYKDLKFLVSNNIWEKLNRYIKGQYSVKFGAGGYFGKIRFE, encoded by the coding sequence ATGAGAGTCTATGCCGACCTTCATGTGCATGTAGGTTTTTCAAATGGAAGGTACATAAAAATACCATCTTCTAAAGAGCTCACAATAGAGAATATTTTAAAAATATCAAAAAACGAAAAGGGTTTAAATGTAATTGGAATTGTCGATTTTTTGTGCGATGATGTACTTTCTGAAGTAGAAACTCTTATTGATTGTGGCAGAATATCATTGAAGGATAATAACTTGTATTTCGAAGATATTTTAATCATTCCTGCGGCTGAAATCGAGCTAAGATATAATCAAGAAGATTTTCATTGTCTCATTTTTTTCGAAAGTATTGATAAGCTAATCAGTTTCAAAAAACAAAATAAAAGGTATTTTAACCAACTTAATTTTAGCTGCCCTGTTTTTAAAGGAAATATTGAAGATTTTGAAAAGATTGCAAAGGATTTTAATCTTTTTGTTGTACCAGCCCATGCATTTACACCTTATAAAGGTTTTTATTCAGCAGCCTTTGCAATTGAAGAGGTTTTCAAAAAACTTGAAATTTATACAATTGAGCTTGGTCTTTCAGCAGACTCCTATATGGTAAAAGATGCTTTTGACATACAAGGAAGGACTCTTTTGTCAAACTCTGATGCACATTCTTTAAGAAACATCGCAAGAGAATTTAATGAAATTGAGGTTCTAAAACTCACTGCAGATATGGTGTTAAAAAGTATAAAAGAAAACAAGGTGATTGCAAACTATGGTATAAATCCGAGGCTTGGCAAATATCACAAATCATATTGTAAAAGTTGCAATCTTTCGTTTAACATTGAGAAGAGGCAACCTATTTGCCCCTTTTGTGGAAGGACCAATATAGTGGTGGGTGTTGAAGATAGAATCTCAATGCTTAAGAAGATTAAGGGTAACAATAAAAAACCGCCATATTTTTATACATTCCCATTTGAGTTGGTTGAAGGATTTGGAGAAAAGACAAGAGAAAAGATAATTGAGATTTTCAAAACAGAAATAAACTTTGTAAAAGCTTTAAATAATGACCAAAGTTATAAAGATCTTAAATTCCTTGTTAGCAATAATATTTGGGAAAAGTTAAACCGCTATATCAAAGGACAATATAGTGTAAAATTTGGTGCAGGTGGTTATTTTGGAAAGATTAGATTTGAATGA
- a CDS encoding YlmH family RNA-binding protein — MYYIPEENKFEILKVKNLLERRYGNIEYSDFLSPFAQKYVIDVILKDKNRRPFYQTWGGYEESERKVLAIFSDSIIEGMDFSHFPIDVILVDSDTILSHRQILGTFIGQGLKRDKIGDILVKEHKALVFVKKEVSLFITTHIDKIGRDKVKIEIVNKDELDISQFMQNSGKRIVCSVPSMRVDAIVSHGFGISREEASDLVRQFKVAVNWVYIDKPSHEVKEGDLISVRRHGRLKVEKVLTTTKKGRISIELLRFS, encoded by the coding sequence ATGTATTACATTCCTGAAGAAAACAAGTTTGAAATTCTAAAGGTTAAAAATTTGTTGGAAAGGCGTTATGGAAATATCGAATACTCAGATTTTCTTTCTCCTTTTGCACAAAAGTACGTTATTGACGTTATTTTAAAAGATAAAAACAGACGCCCATTTTATCAAACATGGGGCGGGTACGAAGAGAGTGAGAGAAAGGTTTTAGCAATCTTTAGCGACAGCATCATAGAAGGGATGGACTTTTCTCATTTTCCAATTGACGTAATCTTGGTCGATTCAGATACAATACTTTCTCACAGGCAGATTTTAGGAACATTTATAGGCCAAGGACTCAAGCGTGACAAGATTGGAGATATATTGGTAAAAGAACACAAGGCCTTAGTTTTTGTAAAAAAAGAAGTGAGTCTTTTTATAACTACACATATAGACAAAATAGGAAGGGATAAGGTGAAAATAGAGATTGTTAACAAGGATGAGTTAGATATCTCACAATTTATGCAAAATAGTGGCAAGAGAATTGTCTGTAGTGTTCCTTCTATGAGAGTGGATGCAATTGTCAGCCACGGTTTCGGAATTTCAAGGGAAGAGGCAAGTGATCTAGTGAGGCAGTTTAAAGTTGCTGTGAACTGGGTGTATATTGATAAGCCCTCGCATGAGGTCAAAGAAGGTGATTTGATTTCTGTAAGACGTCATGGTAGATTAAAGGTAGAGAAGGTATTGACAACTACAAAAAAGGGAAGAATTAGTATTGAGCTTTTGAGGTTTTCATAA
- a CDS encoding YggS family pyridoxal phosphate-dependent enzyme yields the protein MIDAEKLKKNIEEIQERIEKACLRSGRNPSEVKLLGATKGVDIDTIRLANELGVKVFGENRVQEFLPKYNQLPHLEWHFIGRLQTNKIKYIYDKVLLIHSIEKVEQIQELEKRCSKVGKNIDVLIEVNIGGEPSKGGVLPDNVEGLIEKICECKYVNLKGFMTIPPIEKDEKKLRQYFRRMKEIFENYKKLNYNNVKIEVLSMGMSNDFEVAIEEGATLVRIGTKLFGERPKT from the coding sequence ATGATAGATGCTGAAAAATTAAAGAAAAACATTGAAGAGATTCAAGAGAGGATTGAAAAAGCTTGTTTGCGAAGTGGAAGAAACCCAAGCGAAGTAAAACTACTTGGTGCAACAAAGGGTGTGGATATCGATACAATTAGACTTGCAAATGAGCTTGGTGTAAAGGTTTTTGGTGAAAATCGCGTTCAGGAATTTTTGCCAAAGTACAACCAACTTCCACATTTGGAGTGGCACTTTATTGGAAGGCTTCAGACAAACAAAATTAAGTATATTTACGATAAAGTTTTGCTAATTCATTCCATAGAAAAAGTAGAACAGATTCAAGAATTAGAAAAAAGATGTTCAAAAGTAGGTAAAAATATAGATGTTTTGATAGAAGTAAACATAGGTGGTGAGCCTTCAAAAGGAGGGGTTTTACCGGACAATGTTGAAGGGCTGATAGAGAAGATTTGTGAGTGCAAGTATGTTAATTTAAAGGGCTTTATGACAATTCCTCCAATTGAGAAGGATGAAAAAAAGCTGAGGCAGTATTTTAGAAGGATGAAAGAAATCTTTGAAAATTATAAAAAATTAAATTATAATAATGTTAAAATTGAAGTGTTGTCAATGGGCATGAGCAACGACTTTGAAGTGGCAATCGAAGAGGGTGCCACTTTGGTTAGGATAGGAACAAAACTATTTGGTGAAAGACCAAAAACTTAA
- the ileS gene encoding isoleucine--tRNA ligase — protein MDWSQTLNLPKTDFPMRANLAQREPEFLKFWEERRIFEKMLKKNKGVKKFILHDGPPYANGDIHLGHALNKVLKDIVNKYKALRGYYTPYIPGWDTHGLPIEQQVIKQLGVNRHEIDAIEFRKKCKEFALNYIDIQRNQFKRLGVFGEWENPYMTLDPKFEARQIRVFGEMAKKGYIYKGLKPVYWCPSCETALAEAEIEYQEDKTYSIYVKFEVINDKGLFTNLNLGGKKVYIVIWTTTTWTLPGNLAIALNADFDYSLIDVGKEILIMATGLVERVMKTNKIEDYKEIARFKGKELEYVECKHPFLDRTSLVILGEHVTLEAGTGCVHTAPGHGEEDFEVCQRYNIPVIVPVDNKGYLTQEAGKFAGLFYEDSNKEIAKELESSGHLLGVEKITHQYPHCWRCKNPVIFRATEQWFASVKGFREEALKAVDSVKWVPEWGRDRIYNMIADRQDWCISRQRIWGVPIPIFYCKNCRKELITDETIDHIAKIFEREGSDAWFSKDVKELLPKGIKCPSCGCEEFEKETDIMDVWFDSGSSHAYVLESREDLEWPCDMYLEGNDQYRGWFQSSLLTAVATKGRAPYKIVLTHGFVVDGEGKKMSKSEGNVISPLDIIGEFGADILRLWCVSADYTTDMRISKEIIKQLTEIYRKIRNTARFLLGNLYDFDPATDKVPYENLKEIDRWALQRLNLLVDKVTKAYEEYDYNQVYHLIHNFCVVDMSNLYLDINKDRLYASKSTSIDRRSAQTVMYEILVTLTKLIAPILSFTAEEVWQFMKYKENDAESVFLTDWPKVNEEILNDGKLKAKWEKIIDIKDIVAKQLEIARNGKLIGSSLDAKVRILAKGDQKKFLEENKDILEEVLIVSQLEIAEGTQDEIKVEVYKADGAKCERCWKYSPMVGANSENLAVCPRCYEVVSAK, from the coding sequence ATGGACTGGAGTCAAACATTGAACTTACCAAAGACTGATTTCCCAATGAGAGCAAATCTTGCACAACGTGAACCTGAGTTTTTGAAGTTTTGGGAAGAAAGACGAATTTTTGAAAAGATGCTAAAGAAAAATAAAGGTGTAAAAAAATTTATACTTCATGACGGACCACCTTATGCAAATGGGGATATTCATTTGGGGCATGCTCTTAACAAAGTGTTAAAAGATATTGTGAACAAGTACAAGGCACTACGAGGGTATTACACACCTTATATCCCTGGTTGGGATACTCACGGACTTCCCATTGAACAGCAGGTTATAAAACAGCTTGGGGTCAATAGACATGAAATTGATGCTATAGAATTTAGAAAGAAGTGTAAGGAATTTGCACTAAATTACATTGACATCCAAAGAAATCAGTTCAAACGCCTCGGTGTGTTTGGCGAGTGGGAAAATCCTTATATGACATTAGACCCTAAATTTGAAGCAAGGCAGATTCGTGTTTTTGGCGAAATGGCAAAAAAAGGATATATTTATAAAGGACTAAAACCTGTTTATTGGTGTCCGTCATGTGAGACTGCTTTGGCAGAGGCAGAGATAGAGTATCAGGAAGACAAGACATATTCAATCTACGTTAAATTTGAGGTAATAAATGACAAAGGATTGTTTACCAACTTAAATTTAGGAGGCAAAAAGGTTTATATTGTAATTTGGACAACTACTACTTGGACACTTCCGGGCAACTTAGCAATTGCACTCAACGCTGATTTTGATTACAGCTTGATTGACGTTGGAAAAGAAATCTTGATCATGGCAACAGGGCTTGTTGAAAGAGTGATGAAGACAAACAAGATTGAAGACTATAAAGAAATTGCAAGGTTCAAAGGCAAAGAGTTAGAATACGTAGAATGCAAACACCCATTTTTAGACAGAACATCTCTTGTAATCTTGGGTGAGCATGTGACTTTGGAGGCAGGAACTGGCTGTGTTCACACAGCGCCAGGACATGGTGAAGAGGACTTCGAGGTCTGTCAGAGGTATAATATTCCTGTAATTGTGCCGGTTGATAATAAAGGATATTTGACACAAGAGGCTGGAAAGTTTGCAGGGCTGTTTTATGAAGACTCAAACAAAGAAATAGCAAAAGAATTAGAATCTTCGGGACATCTTTTAGGTGTTGAGAAGATAACTCACCAATACCCGCACTGCTGGAGATGTAAAAATCCTGTTATATTCAGAGCAACAGAACAGTGGTTTGCTTCAGTCAAAGGTTTTAGAGAAGAAGCTTTAAAAGCTGTAGATAGCGTCAAATGGGTTCCCGAGTGGGGAAGAGATAGAATATATAATATGATTGCAGACAGGCAAGATTGGTGTATCTCAAGGCAGAGAATTTGGGGCGTGCCGATTCCAATATTTTACTGCAAAAACTGTAGAAAAGAGCTTATAACAGATGAGACTATAGATCATATTGCAAAAATATTTGAAAGAGAGGGTTCTGATGCGTGGTTTTCTAAGGATGTAAAAGAACTTTTGCCAAAAGGTATAAAATGTCCAAGCTGTGGCTGTGAGGAGTTTGAAAAAGAAACTGACATCATGGACGTTTGGTTTGACTCAGGTTCTTCTCATGCATATGTTCTTGAGAGTCGAGAAGATTTAGAGTGGCCATGCGATATGTACTTAGAAGGAAATGACCAGTACAGAGGGTGGTTCCAGTCATCACTTTTGACTGCTGTTGCAACAAAGGGAAGGGCTCCATACAAGATTGTTTTGACACACGGTTTTGTAGTTGATGGTGAAGGAAAGAAGATGTCAAAGTCAGAAGGAAATGTAATTTCACCACTTGATATAATAGGTGAGTTTGGTGCTGATATATTAAGGCTTTGGTGTGTGTCTGCTGACTACACGACAGATATGAGAATTTCAAAGGAGATTATAAAACAGCTAACAGAAATCTACAGAAAAATTAGAAACACAGCAAGATTTCTGCTTGGCAACCTGTATGATTTTGATCCAGCTACCGACAAAGTTCCTTATGAGAATTTGAAAGAGATTGACAGATGGGCATTGCAAAGACTAAATCTTTTAGTTGACAAGGTCACCAAAGCATATGAAGAGTATGACTACAATCAGGTGTACCACTTGATTCATAATTTCTGTGTAGTTGACATGAGCAATCTGTATTTGGATATAAATAAAGATAGACTCTATGCATCAAAAAGTACTTCAATTGACAGAAGGTCTGCCCAAACAGTTATGTATGAAATACTTGTAACTTTGACAAAATTAATTGCGCCAATTTTATCCTTCACAGCAGAAGAGGTATGGCAGTTTATGAAATATAAAGAAAACGATGCTGAGTCAGTGTTCTTAACAGACTGGCCAAAGGTAAATGAAGAAATTCTCAATGATGGGAAACTGAAAGCAAAATGGGAAAAGATTATTGATATCAAAGACATTGTTGCAAAGCAGTTAGAGATTGCAAGAAATGGAAAACTTATTGGGAGTTCTCTGGATGCAAAGGTAAGAATTCTTGCAAAGGGAGATCAAAAGAAGTTCTTAGAGGAAAACAAAGACATTTTAGAAGAAGTGCTTATAGTATCCCAGCTTGAGATTGCTGAAGGTACCCAAGATGAAATAAAGGTTGAAGTTTATAAAGCAGATGGTGCAAAATGTGAAAGATGTTGGAAGTATAGTCCAATGGTAGGTGCCAATTCTGAAAATCTTGCTGTATGTCCAAGGTGTTATGAAGTTGTGTCAGCAAAGTAA
- a CDS encoding cell division protein SepF has protein sequence MFDNLQRKILNLIGIEIEDEDKPQESTKSREESVKPKHETPKVVTIGKANQTEVTVYNLKLFDEVVKVCDALRENKIVVFNLEQVAEEHIQRIIDFVSGAVYVLDAKIHKVSKKIFVVVPRSIDLEVDEQLKEEFRAKGVFAWLK, from the coding sequence ATGTTTGATAACCTTCAAAGAAAGATTTTAAATCTAATTGGCATTGAGATTGAAGATGAGGACAAGCCACAGGAGAGTACAAAATCAAGAGAAGAAAGTGTAAAACCAAAGCACGAAACACCGAAAGTTGTGACAATAGGAAAGGCCAATCAGACAGAGGTTACAGTTTATAACCTTAAACTTTTTGATGAAGTTGTAAAGGTTTGCGATGCGTTGAGAGAAAACAAGATTGTTGTATTTAACTTAGAGCAAGTGGCAGAAGAGCATATCCAAAGAATAATAGACTTTGTAAGCGGGGCAGTATATGTTCTTGATGCAAAGATTCACAAAGTGAGCAAGAAGATATTTGTCGTTGTTCCGAGGAGCATTGATTTAGAGGTAGACGAGCAGTTAAAGGAAGAATTTAGAGCAAAAGGAGTATTTGCTTGGTTGAAGTAG
- a CDS encoding YggT family protein, whose product MLRLIFGLVDKAIAFVEFCIVLDALLSWVIHDPYNKYRRVLGIIVNPILDPIRAVSLRYIRTGFIDFSPLIAIILLEIVRKLLWVIYAILV is encoded by the coding sequence ATGTTAAGATTAATATTTGGTCTTGTCGATAAAGCCATTGCATTCGTTGAGTTTTGTATTGTTTTAGATGCACTTTTATCCTGGGTGATTCATGACCCTTATAACAAGTACAGAAGAGTACTTGGTATAATTGTAAATCCTATACTTGACCCTATAAGGGCAGTTTCTCTAAGATACATCAGAACAGGGTTTATTGACTTTTCGCCTCTGATTGCAATAATTTTACTTGAGATTGTAAGAAAACTGTTGTGGGTAATTTATGCAATATTAGTATAA
- a CDS encoding DivIVA domain-containing protein, whose protein sequence is MLTPQDIESKTFKRVYIGGYSVEEVEEFLEQVLKDYEALYKENLELKDKIALLNENIQNYKAIEETLQNTLIVAQSTAEEIKKVAYQKAEAIIKEAEMKASKMIEEANSKVLQITYEYGELKKRYQLFLNKFRNLLQTELSALEMVDKELQND, encoded by the coding sequence ATGTTAACTCCTCAAGACATTGAGTCCAAAACTTTCAAAAGGGTGTATATAGGCGGTTATAGTGTTGAAGAGGTGGAAGAGTTTTTAGAGCAAGTATTAAAAGATTATGAAGCACTGTACAAAGAGAATTTGGAACTCAAAGACAAGATTGCTTTACTTAACGAAAATATTCAAAATTACAAGGCAATTGAAGAGACCTTACAAAACACTTTAATTGTTGCTCAGTCGACGGCGGAGGAGATAAAGAAGGTTGCTTATCAAAAGGCAGAAGCTATAATAAAAGAAGCTGAAATGAAAGCATCAAAAATGATTGAAGAGGCAAATAGCAAGGTTTTGCAAATCACTTATGAATATGGCGAACTCAAAAAAAGATATCAGCTTTTTTTGAACAAATTTAGGAATTTACTTCAAACAGAGCTCAGTGCACTTGAAATGGTAGATAAAGAACTACAAAATGACTAA